Proteins from one Rosa chinensis cultivar Old Blush chromosome 7, RchiOBHm-V2, whole genome shotgun sequence genomic window:
- the LOC112179855 gene encoding probable serine/threonine-protein kinase At1g09600, whose protein sequence is MGCICSKGLLANQYVLKNHRRDKELKSNKLSKELDGAAVGVDAGGNDATTRLITNHRTEDNAGSTPISSDEGEKKIGVGVTKAGASAPTFPSGLNRITSITHGERGAQVVAGWPSWLTAVAGEAISGWVPRKADSFEKLDKIGQGTYSSVYRARDLESNKIVALKKVRFANMDPESVRFMSREILILRRLDHPNIMKLEGLITSRVSGSLYLVFEYMEHDLAGIASRPGIKFTEAQIKCYMQQLLRGLEHCHSHGILHRDIKGSNLLIDNYGNLKIADFGLATFYQPRQKQPLTSRVVTLWYRPPELLLGSTDYGVSVDLWSSGCILAELFHGKPIMPGRTEVEQLHKIFKLCGSPSEEYWKRSKLPHATIFKPTQPYKRCVAETFKDFPRSAMALLEVLLAVEPDRRGTASSALQSEFFTSMPLPCDPSTLPKYPPSKEFDAKLRDEEARRRRASGGKGHGGSSKESKAVPAPVGTAGQESTENQQGQHKPKSISEKYIPEEDSGSGFPLEPPKGATSNGFSHSGHSMHPSAYGSTRNMEMRGQSKNGAELRRQNSYMNGGAAQSSRFSSSASVRSDSRFGGAVETTANPHWPEERINTRYNHLDDGNSSAKHDWSLQFLNRPKSSQRKDEHSSGKDSARGYATKKNRIHYSGPLMPPGGNLEEMLKEHEKQIQHAVRKARLDKVNTKKAYGENGQTESLLHNVRNGR, encoded by the exons ATGGGATGCATTTGCTCGAAAGGGCTATTAGCCAATCAATATGTTTTGAAGAATCATCGTAGGGACAAAGAATTAAAATCAAATAAGTTGTCAAAGGAATTAGATGGAGCAGCCGTCGGGGTAGATGCTGGTGGAAATGATGCAACTACACGGTTGATAACCAATCATCGCACCGAGGACAATGCAGGGTCGACTCCCATTTCATCAGATGAAGGGGAGAAGAAGATCGGGGTTGGGGTTACCAAAGCAGGGGCAAGTGCTCCGACATTCCCATCTGGGCTAAATAGAATAACTAGCATAACACATGGAGAAAGAGGAGCACAAGTTGTTGCTGGATGGCCTTCTTGGCTCACTGCAGTGGCAGGAGAAGCAATCAGTGGGTGGGTGCCTCGCAAGGCAGATTCATTTGAAAAACTGGACAAG ATTGGACAAGGAACTTACAGCAGTGTGTACAGAGCCCGTGATCTTGAATCAAACAAAATAGTTGCATTAAAGAAGGTGCGATTTGCCAATATGGATCCAGAAAGTGTACGATTTATGTCGAGAGAAATTCTTATTTTGCGCAGGCTTGATCACCCCAATATCATGAAGCTTGAAGGTCTGATTACATCAAGGGTTTCGGGCAGCTTATACCTTGTATTTGAATATATGGAGCATGATCTTGCAGGGATTGCATCAAGACCTGGGATCAAGTTCACTGAAGCACAG ATCAAATGTTACATGCAACAGCTTCTTCGTGGACTTGAACATTGTCACAGTCATGGTATTTTGCACCGTGACATCAAGGGATCAAATCTTTTGATCGACAATTATGGCAACCTAAAGATCGCTGACTTTGGTCTAGCAACCTTTTACCAACCTCGTCAAAAGCAGCCTCTGACTAGTCGTGTGGTAACCCTGTGGTACCGACCACCTGAACTTTTGCTTGGCTCTACAGACTATGGGGTTTCTGTGGATTTGTGGAGTTCTGGTTGCATTCTTGCAGAATTGTTTCATGGGAAGCCTATCATGCCTGGAAGAACAGAG GTGGAGCAACTACATAAGATATTTAAGCTCTGCGGGTCACCTTCTGAGGAATACTGGAAGAGATCAAAATTGCCACATGCAACGATCTTTAAACCAACACAACCATACAAGCGTTGTGTTGCAGAGACCTTCAAAGATTTTCCGCGCTCAGCAATGGCCCTATTGGAGGTTCTTCTGGCAGTAGAACCTGACCGTCGTGGAACAGCTTCTTCTGCACTTCAGAGTGAG ttCTTCACGTCTATGCCGCTTCCCTGTGATCCTTCAACTTTGCCCAAGTACCCACCGAGCAAAGAGTTCGATGCCAAGCTCCGAGATGAGGAAGCTAGAAG GCGAAGAGCATCTGGTGGTAAAGGACATGGAGGGAGTTCCAAAGAATCAAAGGCTGTGCCAGCACCAGTTGGCACTGCTGGGCAGGAATCAACAGAG AACCAACAAGGGCAACATAAGCCAAAAAGCATCAGCGAGAAGTACATTCCTGAAGAGGATAGTGGCTCTGGCTTTCCTCTTGAACCTCCCAAAGGAGCCACATCAAATGGCTTCTCCCATTCAGGCCATTCAATGCACCCAAGTGCATATGGATCTACACGGAATATGGAAATGCGAGGCCAGTCCAAGAATGGTGCAGAGTTGAGGAGGCAGAACTCATATATGAATGGTGGAGCAGCCCAATCTTCCAGATTTTCCAGTTCAGCTTCAGTTCGAAGTGATTCGCGATTTGGTGGTGCTGTAGAAACTACTGCAAATCCACACTGGCCAGAGGAGCGTATTAACACCAGATATAATCATTTAGATGACGGGAATTCCTCTGCAAAACACGATTGGTCCCTTCAATTTCTGAATAGGCCAAAGTCTTCACAGAGAAAGGATGAACACTCATCTGGAAAGGATTCAGCAAGG GGTTATGCTACCAAGAAGAACCGGATCCACTACTCTGGACCGCTGATGCCCCCTGGGGGAAACCTTGAGGAGATGCTCAAAGAGCATGAAAAACAAATACAACATGCTGTCCGCAAAGCTAGACTGGACAAAGTCAACACCAAGAAAGCCTATGGTGAAAATGGACAAACCGAGTCCCTACTTCACAATGTGAGAAATGGCAGGTGa